The following proteins come from a genomic window of Nitrospirota bacterium:
- a CDS encoding type II toxin-antitoxin system VapC family toxin translates to MKKILLDTNAYGAFKKDDSMVTGVIRSVEYIGLSVVVLGELLGGFKGGSKEEKNIEELNEFMDSPRVHLLPVDEETAEFYAKVYRDLKKKGKPIPSNDMWIAASALRHGLSLLTLDEHFNHIDGLILKSKAL, encoded by the coding sequence ATGAAAAAGATTCTTTTAGATACAAATGCGTATGGCGCTTTCAAGAAAGATGACTCTATGGTCACAGGGGTCATCAGGTCGGTCGAGTATATAGGGTTAAGTGTGGTTGTGCTTGGTGAGCTATTGGGAGGGTTTAAGGGTGGAAGTAAGGAAGAAAAGAATATTGAGGAACTTAACGAATTCATGGATTCCCCCCGTGTTCACTTGCTTCCGGTAGATGAAGAAACAGCAGAATTTTATGCAAAAGTCTACCGGGATTTAAAGAAAAAGGGTAAACCAATCCCTTCTAATGATATGTGGATAGCGGCATCCGCATTGAGGCACGGGCTATCCCTTTTAACCCTTGATGAACATTTCAACCATATTGATGGTCTTATTCTTAAGAGTAAAGCTCTTTGA
- a CDS encoding DUF2442 domain-containing protein, translating into MKKCHEISNLRFEGNLFILRIDGKESKFELKQISPVLESASEKERNTFEVSPSGYGIHWPLLDEDISIDGLLGIIHIPERKRKIA; encoded by the coding sequence ATGAAGAAATGTCATGAGATCAGTAATCTAAGATTTGAGGGGAATTTATTTATTCTGAGAATTGATGGAAAAGAAAGTAAGTTTGAATTAAAACAAATATCACCGGTACTTGAAAGTGCATCAGAGAAGGAAAGAAATACGTTTGAAGTATCACCATCGGGATACGGAATACATTGGCCTTTATTGGATGAAGATATTTCCATTGATGGGTTACTTGGAATCATCCATATACCGGAGCGAAAAAGAAAGATTGCCTAA
- a CDS encoding DUF4160 domain-containing protein translates to MPTILMIMGWRLFFYANEGDEPIHVHCRNGEMECKYWLDIENYAVEETFAYNMSQKDKRQIKKIIYEHFEYIEQQWDEFQRRRKK, encoded by the coding sequence ATGCCGACTATACTTATGATAATGGGGTGGAGATTGTTTTTCTATGCTAATGAAGGCGATGAGCCGATTCATGTGCATTGTCGAAATGGAGAGATGGAATGTAAATATTGGCTTGATATAGAAAATTATGCAGTTGAAGAGACTTTTGCATATAATATGTCACAAAAAGATAAAAGACAGATTAAGAAAATAATATATGAACATTTTGAATATATTGAGCAGCAATGGGATGAATTTCAGAGGAGACGTAAAAAATGA
- a CDS encoding addiction module protein, producing the protein MSITIPLGKMTIEEKIQAMESIWDDLCKNADSVPSPTWHKDVLDERAEGINRGDLKFVDWDTAKKNIRKEI; encoded by the coding sequence ATGTCAATCACTATACCATTGGGAAAAATGACAATTGAAGAGAAGATTCAGGCAATGGAATCAATTTGGGATGATTTGTGTAAAAATGCAGATAGTGTTCCATCCCCAACATGGCATAAAGATGTATTGGATGAGAGAGCTGAAGGGATAAATCGTGGAGATCTTAAATTTGTAGATTGGGATACAGCCAAGAAGAATATAAGAAAAGAAATTTAA